Genomic segment of Scomber scombrus chromosome 18, fScoSco1.1, whole genome shotgun sequence:
AAGAAGCCAGTCCCCCACTTCCAGCTCAGGAATCCAGAagttttcaattattttgtcaAGGCTGTCGCAGGTTGGACCCCAAATGACAGACTGGTATTGCTGCTCGCTGCCATCAACAGCCTATGTGGAGCACaaacattgaaaatcaacatcaCAAAACCCATCATATTCTCCCACAATATATCTGTTTAAATCTCAGATCTTATATCACATGTTATAATTTTCAATAGGTATTGAGTGTGTATCCAAACTCTGATGTATTCCCCTGGCCATATAACTTTGTTGTcacccaaaaacaaaaaaaacaacaacaacaacacatcagtgagccacaccacTGCATTAGGTGACAGAGTAATATGATACATCAGactttggacacacacataatacttgtAAGGTAGTAGTGTAGTGAGGCAGAAAGTAAGCTTGTGCAGGTCACGGTCTGACTTCCATGTAATAGACCAAAATCTTCCTATTAACCATAAGCACAATCTAGCCTAAAGTGGGTAAGTTGCTAAGCCTAACCATACCATAATcagatattataataataatacagtaatgGCCATACACAAATATTGTGGAAAGCAAGAATTGTAAAACTTAATTGAATGCAATCTGGTGCTTTACAGAATTGTCTAATAATGATGTTCTTATGTGGCAATATAGTTAAAGTTCACCTTGTGAAGGTATGGTGTAACACTGGTGTGGGCAGGATCGTTGATGAGGCAATTCAAGGAGCCATACACTCCATCATTAATGTAGTAGACCATTTTGACAGAGCTGTTTTCCTCACCATCtggaaaaaatacatgaaaaataattaaagttactGAAATGGTAACAAGATCTATCaaatatacatgttttacaAAGGAAAGTAAAGGTAAAAAGTATAATGAAAATTATCCTTTTATCCATTGTCTCTCTGGCCCATCAACACAGGCAACCATGGCTCTGCACAAAGTGAATAACTACAACCCTGAACATCAAAATTACATCTGACAGTTGTGAACTACTTTCACCCACACCCTCTATTAAAATGAAGACCCCTTTTTTAAGACCCACTCAGCTGAATTTATCTGGCATCTTTAGCATTTGTTAAAAGCGGTCAGGCTTCAAAagacataaatatacattactGTAGTGTTTGGCCATTGGATCTGTGTCGACTCTTTTGGCATTGACGCACGTTGCCAGTGTGAAGGCTGATTCTACGTAGTATCGGCCTGGTTCTGCCATAATCTCCACCCCACAGTCAGGCGGGAAGAATTCATCCAGTGCTCCATTAATGGTTTCTGCAAACTTGGAGGGCAAAACACAATAGATTAATAGTACATTTCAAAGGTATAACACttcttattatttaatttagcTGACACTCAATAAAAAGTGGCCAACAGTAACCAGTATCACTAACATTACAAGCAACTGGTTTCTGCATGTGTTTCTATAAAGTAAATTCCATGGAACCCCCTTATTTCTGCACAAGAAGTATTGACCTCAGGAACCATGGGGGCTCCATCCAGGACAGGAAGAAGACGGCTCCCGCACCCAGAGTCTTACCCCACTCTGGTTCCCTCCCTATACCAACCACAAGATCGGTTTAGCATCCTGCACATCCATCCATCCGCTAACCATTCTactattgttgcaataaatcTTTCAATCTCTCATATGTAAGCTGGCATGGTCTTTGTTGgtgaaaacacatttggaaCATCATGGGTAGGTTCAATGAAGTGGTAGATGATCTTATCTGATAGGGGTTTTATGGTACATTGgacaaaatatatatgaaacCACTGTAGTAAAAGACGATATTGAGTTGCATAATGGGAAGTGTATGAGCAAGTGTATTtgactcagaaaaaaaaaaagagtctcaCACAAGGCCCCCATGTTTTTGGAAGTGTAATACTACATTGCTGGAGTGCCTTTTAAATATGCACTATTTTTTCCAAGCATTTAAAGTTTCCTTGATTGTCTATAGTTCTTAAGGGAAAATAGGAAAAAGATAGTTTAGATTTAGTAATCCATGCAATTGTGTacatggccttttttttttactactttaaCAATAAATGAGCAGTAGCATGgtcaatttttttctttctatttaccTCTGTAAATATTGCTTTACAGTTCCCAGTCAAAGAGAATCCTCCACCAATGTCCAAGAGTCTCATCTGGAATCCCATCGAATCCTGAAAAAAGATATCAGTCATGTCAATCAAAATGTTATTACCATCAGAAATcttctgaaaaaaatgaaaaaaatgtatgttacaTGAATATCACAGAGACTTACTGCTAGGTCAAACACATGTCGGGCATCTGATATGGCCTGCTTGAAAGCTGAACTGTCAGTGCACCCGCTACCTACATGGAAGCTGACTCCAATGATCTCTAAGTCCAGGTGTTCAGCTCGTTCCAGAAGCCTTTCAATGGTATCCAGTCTGGCTCCAAACTTTGCATTGAGTCTCAACAGCGATTTGGAATCATCCACTGCGATGCGGAGCACTAGTCTGTCAAGCGATTTAAGAGACTAAATCAATGATCTTAAAAGAAGGGTTAGAGTTTGTTCACTTATAGTGATTGTTCACTTACTTGGCTTTGGGATGATattgagaaattttttggaGCTCAATCTCATTATCAAAAGTCATCAGATTTACTCCGTGAGCGCGGGCATATTTGATGTGGGTACGTGGTTTGGTTGTATGTGCGTAAATGATTTTATCCGGTGTCACTCCGAGGGACAGGGCCATCTGAATCTCACCCTGTAAGACAAACATGCATTTCATATTAGCAGACTGACAAGAAAATGAGAAGGAAACAATTATTCTCAATAACAACgattatgaaaaaaagaagcatagtTCTAGATTATATTCCAAAACTTCAATACCTTGCTGGCACAGTCAAAACCTGTGTCCAGAGCTCTTAGCATCTGGATAACTGCCGGTGAGTTGTTGCATTTCACTGCAAAGAAAGTCTTGACTCGAGGTAAGTGAGTAAGCCACAAGAGGTGTCTCTTAAACACAACATCTAGATTTGCCACATAGAAGGGTAGATCATTGCCCTGAATGAAGAAAGCAGAGATAACACATAGAACATTCACATCTCAACTCAAATCATTGTCAATAATAGATTCACAGTATGTAAAAGTGTCATGATGTACTCACCGTTGATCCACGTTCTTTGATTTTGTTGTCTAGGAAATCATTAAttgtctttcctttttctaaaaTTTCGATGTCACAATTCTCAGAGGACAAAACTTGCAAAGCTGATCTGTTTGTAGTTACTGATGCTGCAAGAGATGACAatcattaaaagacaaaagaatacAATTTGTTAATGCAAGGTTGGATCACAACAGGAAATATGCTTAGCTTGTCTTTGATTATAGCTATTTGTCTAGATAATGCCATGCATACAGCTGTGAGCCAAATAATGTGTCTATAACATTTACAGCCACATCTGCCCCACACGTTAAAAGACATAGaaagtttcttttcttcttaccATGGCATGTATTCTTTTCCATATTTTGCAGCCCTGAAATTTTCAAAGGAGTTTAAGCATTACAATAGCATTTCTATGAAACATAACTGGTGGTAAGTTTGATGGTAAGTACTCACCCTCGTCCAGCTGACACTTGTCATAGCAATATCATAACATTCTGATTTTGTTAGCTGGCTTTTCCCCACCCACTGTTTTAAAGCACACAATACACCTATTTACCTTGCAAACTCATAACAGACCTTCACACTCATTACAATAAGACAAACAGCTGAACACCAGAGGGGAAAAAGCTGTTGTTTATTCTGCTTGTTTGAAGCAGTGCATCCCAGCCCCAGAGtaactttttccccccaatcTGGTCCCCCAACCTGGTCCCCCAACCTGTTCCCCGAACTGTCccgaaaatatattttatgaatgtgttgGAACGAGCTGCCTCTGCATGTGAGACTCGcatcttaaaacacatttttattctttggctTTTAACGACAGTTGTCGTTTCTGTCTGTTTCACCAGTTTGTGTTCTTgctgtgttgcttttattttgatgattgtacagcactttggtcaactgctgttgttttaaatgtgctttataaatgcatttgaattgatttaattttaaaagtgaATCAGAATCAAAACATTTGTCTGGGTCACCCAACTCACTAAACTAATCCTCTTAATCAGTTTGCTTAAAATATTAGAGATGCTGCTTCAGGTCATTGTAAATCTGAAGATTTCTTAGTATCCCCCATGGTTAGTTTGCGTCTTTTGTGCATGACAAAAGATTTTAGCAGCAGCAGACCAAAGCTCTGTGGCTCTGCTCTGTTCACGTGAGAGAATGTAATTAATACTTTCTTCAttaatgatgtatttttcaCCACCTGCAACCCATCCGTTATGGAACagaatgtcacattttataacCCAACCCGCCTGTGCCGCGGTGCCGACGCATATGACTACAATCCATTAAATGATGCGCATCATACCTCCCACATAATAGCTATGTTTAAGTGTTTAATGCCTAGAaacaactattttttttattacattatttcaccaataaagtttaaagaaagcaaaaaataaaaaaaatt
This window contains:
- the LOC134000051 gene encoding ornithine decarboxylase-like: MSLQASVTTNRSALQVLSSENCDIEILEKGKTINDFLDNKIKERGSTGNDLPFYVANLDVVFKRHLLWLTHLPRVKTFFAVKCNNSPAVIQMLRALDTGFDCASKGEIQMALSLGVTPDKIIYAHTTKPRTHIKYARAHGVNLMTFDNEIELQKISQYHPKAKLVLRIAVDDSKSLLRLNAKFGARLDTIERLLERAEHLDLEIIGVSFHVGSGCTDSSAFKQAISDARHVFDLADSMGFQMRLLDIGGGFSLTGNCKAIFTEFAETINGALDEFFPPDCGVEIMAEPGRYYVESAFTLATCVNAKRVDTDPMAKHYNGEENSSVKMVYYINDGVYGSLNCLINDPAHTSVTPYLHKAVDGSEQQYQSVIWGPTCDSLDKIIENFWIPELEVGDWLLVDDMGAYSISILTDFNCFERAQICPVLTAETWYALNLF